The Thunnus maccoyii chromosome 9, fThuMac1.1, whole genome shotgun sequence genome includes a region encoding these proteins:
- the jak2b gene encoding tyrosine-protein kinase JAK2 isoform X1, producing MASLPAMDTVTDSCPAVHQNGTAHRESPDTRPVAAVLRLHFYHGSQGVADCSFLSYPPGDYVAEELCIDAAKACSISPLYCSLFGLFRERDHLWFSPNHIFQLDESASEDVFFRIRYYFPGWYSGGASRAYRYGVAKGSESPVLDDFVMSYLFFQWRNDFVNGSVKIPNSHETQEECLGMAVLDMTRTAKERQMSPLDIYHTISYKSFLPKDMRAQIQDCNFLTRKRIRFRFKRFIQQFSQCRTTARDLKLKYLISMESLEKAFYTETFQVKEPSSGQLIILVAADTGIQWCREKLKDSDQELQTLCDFPDVTDISIKQASKEGAAETRVVTISKQDGKNLELEFPSLSEALSFVSLIDGYYRLTTDAHHYLCKEVAPPRLVEAIASHCHGPVSMEFATNWLQKCGNKRGLYILRCSPKDFNKYFLTFPVEVYDAVEYKHCQITRSASGEFNLSGTKRNFSSLQELLSCYQKETVRSDSIIFQFSKCCPPKSKEKSCLLVCRSNKGSEVPISPSLHRRNISQMVFHKIKKEDLEFMESLGQGTFTKIFKGVRKELGDYGLVHQTEVVMKVLDQAHRNYSESFFEAASMMSQLSNKHLILNYGVCVCGEENIMVQEYVKFGSLDTYLKKNKNSINILWKLEVAKQLAWAMNFLEEKHLVHGNVCAKNVLLIREEDRRAGNTPFIKLSDPGISITVLPKDILIERIPWVPPECIKDPANLSLAGDKWSFGTTLWEICSGGERPLATLDNSKKSLFYEDHHQLPAPKWTELANLITSCMDYEPTFRPTFRAVIRDLHSLFTPDYELIVDSDILPNRTVGSGWTSGGFESQEPAQFEERHLIFLQQLGKGNFGSVEMCRYDPLQDNTGEVVAVKKLQHSTAEHIRDFEREIEILKSLQHENIVKYKGVCYSAGRRNLRLIMEYLPFGSLRDYLMKNKERIDHKKLMHYTSQICKGMEYLSSKRYIHRDLATRNILVESELRVKIGDFGLTKVLPQDKEYYKVKEPGESPIFWYAPESLTESKFSVASDVWSFGVVLYELLTHSDKNCSPPAVFMSMMGNDKQGQLIVYHLIELLKSGSRLPQPLGCPTEIHEIMEECWDIDPGLRPSFKELALRIDLFRDSKEF from the exons ATGGCCTCCCTGCCAGCCATGGACACAGTGACTGACTCATGCCCCGCGGTGCACCAAAATGGGACCGCCCATCGGGAATCTCCAGACACAAGACCGGTCGCTGCTGTTCTTAGGCTTCATTTCTATCACGGCAGCCAGGGAGTGGCCGACTGCAGTTTTCTCAGCTACCCACCTGGGGACTATGTGGCTGAGGAGCTGTGTATAGATGCAGCCAAGGCGTGCA GTATCTCACCTCTGTACTGCAGCCTTTTTGGTCTCTTCAGAGAGCGAGACCACTTGTGGTTCTCACCCAACCACATCTTTCAGCTCGATGAGTCAGCATCAGAAGACGTGTTTTTCAGAATAAG GTATTATTTCCCTGGCTGGTACAGTGGTGGAGCATCCCGGGCTTATCGATACGGAGTCGCCAAAGGATCAGAAAGTCCTGTTCTTGATGATTTTGTAATGTCATACCTCTTCTTTCAG TGGAGGAATGATTTTGTCAATGGTTCAGTAAAGATCCCCAACTCCCACGAGACACAGGAAGAGTGCCTCGGTATGGCTGTCTTAGACATGACGAGAACAGCCAAGGAGAGACAGATGTCACCGCTGGACATCTACCACACTATAAG CTATAAGTCCTTCTTGCCGAAGGACATGAGAGCTCAGATCCAGGATTGCAACTTCTTGACACGTAAGCGTATCCGCTTCCGTTTCAAGCGCTTCATCCAGCAGTTCAGTCAGTGCCGCACCACAGCTCGCGACCTCAAGCTCAAGTACCTCATTAGCATGGAGTCCCTGGAGAAGGCCTTCTACACAGAGACGTTCCAGGTCAAGGAACCGTCCAGCGGACAGCTCATCATCCTGGTGGCAGCAGACACTGGTATCCAGTGGTGTCGTGAAAAATTGAAGGATTCTGACCAG GAGCTGCAGACCTTGTGTGACTTTCCTGATGTCACTGACATCAGCATCAAACAAGCCAGCAAGGAGGGCGCTGCAGAGACCCGGGTGGTCACTATCAGCAAGCAAGATGGCAAGAACCTG GAGCTGGAGTTTCCCAGCCTGTCTGAAGCTCTTTCCTTTGTATCCCTCATTGACGGCTACTATCGGCTGACTACAGACGCACATCACTACCTTTGTAAAGAAGTTGCGCCTCCTAGGCTCGTGGAGGCTATTGCCTCTCATTGCCATGGGCCTGTCTC AATGGAGTTTGCAACCAACTGGCTTCAGAAGTGTGGAAACAAGCGTGGGTTGTACATTTTAAGATGTAGCCCAAAGGACTTCAACAAGTATTTTCTGACTTTCCCTGTTGAG GTGTATGATGCTGTAGAATACAAGCACTGTCAAATAACAAGGTCTGCCAGCGGGGAGTTTAACCTCAGTGGAACCAAAAGAAACTTCAGCAGCCTGCAGGAACTACTCAGCTGCTACCAAAAGGAAACTGTGCGCTCTGACAGCATCATTTTCCAATTCAGCAAGTGCTGTCCACCTAAATCCAAAG AAAAGTCCTGCCTCCTGGTATGCAGGAGCAACAAGGGCTCAGAAGTGCCTATATCACCTTCATTACATCGACGCAACATCAGCCAAATGGTGTTTCACAAGATCAAGAAAGAAGATCTGGAATTT ATGGAGAGTCTAGGTCAAGGGACATTTACCAAGATCTTCAAAGGGGTCCGCAAAGAGCTGGGAGACTATGGACTCGTACACCAAACCGAAGTTGTCATGAAAGTCCTGGACCAGGCCCACAGGAACTACTCTGAG TCTTTCTTTGAAGCAGCCAGCATGATGAGCCAATTGTCCAATAAGCACCTGATCCTTAACTATGGCGTATGTGTCTGCGGAGAAGAAA ACATCATGGTGCAGGAGTATGTGAAGTTCGGCTCATTGGACACCTATTTGAAGAAGAACAAGAATTCGATAAACATCCTGTGGAAGCTGGAGGTGGCTAAGCAGCTGGCCTGGGCCATGAACTTTCTG GAGGAAAAGCATCTTGTCCATGGGAATGTCTGCGCTAAAAACGTTCTCCTGATCAGAGAGGAGGACCGGAGGGCTGGGAACACTCCCTTCATTAAGCTGAGCGACCCTGGCATCAGCATCACTGTCCTGCCTAAAGACA TCTTAATTGAAAGAATCCCCTGGGTGCCCCCTGAGTGCATCAAGGACCCTGCCAACCTGAGCCTGGCTGGAGACAAATGGAGCTTTGGCACCACACTATGGGAGATCTGCAGTGGTGGGGAGAGACCTTTAGCAACACTGGACAACTCCAAG AAAAGCCTGTTCTACGAGGACCACCACCAGCTTCCTGCACCAAAGTGGACCGAGCTGGCTAATCTGATTACCAGCTGCATGGACTACGAGCCCACATTCAGGCCCACATTTCGCGCTGTCATCCGTGACCTCCACAGCCTCTTCACACCAG ACTATGAGTTGATTGTGGACAGCGACATCCTGCCAAACAGGACGGTGGGCTCTGGCTGGACGAGCGGGGGTTTTGAGAGTCAGGAGCCGGCTCAGTTTGAAGAGAGACACCTCATATTCTTACAGCAGCTGGGCAAG GGAAACTTTGGCAGTGTGGAGATGTGTCGGTATGACCCACTTCAAGACAACACGGGAGAGGTCGTCGCCGTGAAGAAACTCCAGCACAGCACCGCGGAGCACATACGAGACTTTGAGCGAGAGATCGAGATCCTGAAATCTCTCCAGCATGAGAACATCGTCAAGTACAAAGGCGTGTGCTACAGTGCAG GACGACGTAATCTCCGTCTCATCATGGAATATCTGCCGTTTGGAAGTCTGCGCGATTACCTCAtgaaaaacaaggagaggaTCGACCACAAGAAGCTCATGCATTACACTTCTCAGATCTGCAAG GGTATGGAGTACCTGTCAAGTAAGCGGTATATCCACAGAGACCTGGCAACACGAAACATCCTTGTGGAGAGTGAGCTGAGGGTGAAGATCGGGGATTTTGGCCTCACCAAAGTTCTGCCTCAGGACAAAGAGTACTACAAGGTCAAAGAGCCAGGAGAAAGCCCCATATTCTG GTATGCCCCCGAGTCTCTGACTGAGAGCAAGTTCTCTGTGGCATCAGATGTCTGGAGCTTTGGAGTGGTGCTTTATGAGCTCCTCACCCACAGCGACAAGAACTGCAGCCCTCCTGCA GTTTTCATGTCTATGATGGGGAACGATAAGCAGGGACAGTTGATCGTCTACCATCTCATCGAGCTCCTCAAATCAGGCAGCAGGCTGCCTCAACCTCTGGGGTGTCCCACAGAG ATCCACGAGATCATGGAGGAGTGCTGGGACATCGACCCCGGCTTGCGTCCTTCTTTCAAGGAGCTGGCCTTGCGCATCGACCTGTTCAGGGACAGTAAGGAGTTTTAA
- the jak2b gene encoding tyrosine-protein kinase JAK2 isoform X2, with amino-acid sequence MVFTTYPSRMEFATNWLQKCGNKRGLYILRCSPKDFNKYFLTFPVEVYDAVEYKHCQITRSASGEFNLSGTKRNFSSLQELLSCYQKETVRSDSIIFQFSKCCPPKSKEKSCLLVCRSNKGSEVPISPSLHRRNISQMVFHKIKKEDLEFMESLGQGTFTKIFKGVRKELGDYGLVHQTEVVMKVLDQAHRNYSESFFEAASMMSQLSNKHLILNYGVCVCGEENIMVQEYVKFGSLDTYLKKNKNSINILWKLEVAKQLAWAMNFLEEKHLVHGNVCAKNVLLIREEDRRAGNTPFIKLSDPGISITVLPKDILIERIPWVPPECIKDPANLSLAGDKWSFGTTLWEICSGGERPLATLDNSKKSLFYEDHHQLPAPKWTELANLITSCMDYEPTFRPTFRAVIRDLHSLFTPDYELIVDSDILPNRTVGSGWTSGGFESQEPAQFEERHLIFLQQLGKGNFGSVEMCRYDPLQDNTGEVVAVKKLQHSTAEHIRDFEREIEILKSLQHENIVKYKGVCYSAGRRNLRLIMEYLPFGSLRDYLMKNKERIDHKKLMHYTSQICKGMEYLSSKRYIHRDLATRNILVESELRVKIGDFGLTKVLPQDKEYYKVKEPGESPIFWYAPESLTESKFSVASDVWSFGVVLYELLTHSDKNCSPPAVFMSMMGNDKQGQLIVYHLIELLKSGSRLPQPLGCPTEIHEIMEECWDIDPGLRPSFKELALRIDLFRDSKEF; translated from the exons ATGGTGTTTACAACCTATCCAAGCAG AATGGAGTTTGCAACCAACTGGCTTCAGAAGTGTGGAAACAAGCGTGGGTTGTACATTTTAAGATGTAGCCCAAAGGACTTCAACAAGTATTTTCTGACTTTCCCTGTTGAG GTGTATGATGCTGTAGAATACAAGCACTGTCAAATAACAAGGTCTGCCAGCGGGGAGTTTAACCTCAGTGGAACCAAAAGAAACTTCAGCAGCCTGCAGGAACTACTCAGCTGCTACCAAAAGGAAACTGTGCGCTCTGACAGCATCATTTTCCAATTCAGCAAGTGCTGTCCACCTAAATCCAAAG AAAAGTCCTGCCTCCTGGTATGCAGGAGCAACAAGGGCTCAGAAGTGCCTATATCACCTTCATTACATCGACGCAACATCAGCCAAATGGTGTTTCACAAGATCAAGAAAGAAGATCTGGAATTT ATGGAGAGTCTAGGTCAAGGGACATTTACCAAGATCTTCAAAGGGGTCCGCAAAGAGCTGGGAGACTATGGACTCGTACACCAAACCGAAGTTGTCATGAAAGTCCTGGACCAGGCCCACAGGAACTACTCTGAG TCTTTCTTTGAAGCAGCCAGCATGATGAGCCAATTGTCCAATAAGCACCTGATCCTTAACTATGGCGTATGTGTCTGCGGAGAAGAAA ACATCATGGTGCAGGAGTATGTGAAGTTCGGCTCATTGGACACCTATTTGAAGAAGAACAAGAATTCGATAAACATCCTGTGGAAGCTGGAGGTGGCTAAGCAGCTGGCCTGGGCCATGAACTTTCTG GAGGAAAAGCATCTTGTCCATGGGAATGTCTGCGCTAAAAACGTTCTCCTGATCAGAGAGGAGGACCGGAGGGCTGGGAACACTCCCTTCATTAAGCTGAGCGACCCTGGCATCAGCATCACTGTCCTGCCTAAAGACA TCTTAATTGAAAGAATCCCCTGGGTGCCCCCTGAGTGCATCAAGGACCCTGCCAACCTGAGCCTGGCTGGAGACAAATGGAGCTTTGGCACCACACTATGGGAGATCTGCAGTGGTGGGGAGAGACCTTTAGCAACACTGGACAACTCCAAG AAAAGCCTGTTCTACGAGGACCACCACCAGCTTCCTGCACCAAAGTGGACCGAGCTGGCTAATCTGATTACCAGCTGCATGGACTACGAGCCCACATTCAGGCCCACATTTCGCGCTGTCATCCGTGACCTCCACAGCCTCTTCACACCAG ACTATGAGTTGATTGTGGACAGCGACATCCTGCCAAACAGGACGGTGGGCTCTGGCTGGACGAGCGGGGGTTTTGAGAGTCAGGAGCCGGCTCAGTTTGAAGAGAGACACCTCATATTCTTACAGCAGCTGGGCAAG GGAAACTTTGGCAGTGTGGAGATGTGTCGGTATGACCCACTTCAAGACAACACGGGAGAGGTCGTCGCCGTGAAGAAACTCCAGCACAGCACCGCGGAGCACATACGAGACTTTGAGCGAGAGATCGAGATCCTGAAATCTCTCCAGCATGAGAACATCGTCAAGTACAAAGGCGTGTGCTACAGTGCAG GACGACGTAATCTCCGTCTCATCATGGAATATCTGCCGTTTGGAAGTCTGCGCGATTACCTCAtgaaaaacaaggagaggaTCGACCACAAGAAGCTCATGCATTACACTTCTCAGATCTGCAAG GGTATGGAGTACCTGTCAAGTAAGCGGTATATCCACAGAGACCTGGCAACACGAAACATCCTTGTGGAGAGTGAGCTGAGGGTGAAGATCGGGGATTTTGGCCTCACCAAAGTTCTGCCTCAGGACAAAGAGTACTACAAGGTCAAAGAGCCAGGAGAAAGCCCCATATTCTG GTATGCCCCCGAGTCTCTGACTGAGAGCAAGTTCTCTGTGGCATCAGATGTCTGGAGCTTTGGAGTGGTGCTTTATGAGCTCCTCACCCACAGCGACAAGAACTGCAGCCCTCCTGCA GTTTTCATGTCTATGATGGGGAACGATAAGCAGGGACAGTTGATCGTCTACCATCTCATCGAGCTCCTCAAATCAGGCAGCAGGCTGCCTCAACCTCTGGGGTGTCCCACAGAG ATCCACGAGATCATGGAGGAGTGCTGGGACATCGACCCCGGCTTGCGTCCTTCTTTCAAGGAGCTGGCCTTGCGCATCGACCTGTTCAGGGACAGTAAGGAGTTTTAA